The Diceros bicornis minor isolate mBicDic1 chromosome 18, mDicBic1.mat.cur, whole genome shotgun sequence sequence GGCAAGGAGGCTGCCAGGAGCCAGCTGTGGATGTAGGGTTGAGCTCCCCCTGGCCTAGGCCAAGTCCACATGCCAgagcttcccctccccccacctcctctgATGAATCAGTAACATCCAGGGAAGGCAACCCAGAATGAAGCAGTCACTGACAACATGGAACCCGAGAATAAGAGGTGGGCAGGCCTTCAGGCCCTGCAGCCAGCTCCTTTGGGCCTGCAGCTGACCCCAGGAGCTGAAGGTTTGACAATGTCTCTCTACTCTGCCTTTCTGCCAGCAAGGGTCCATTTTCAAGGTCTGCAACAGTCTGAGTCATATTTGCTCTTCTTCTCTACACTCCAGACATCCTCCCAACTGATACTCACTTTGGAACTTGGAATGTAGGTTTGCTCAGTTGCCAGGCCCCCCATTAAAGGCCTTAAAGGGGCCAAGACTGGTCTCTAGAAGACTTGTCTTTAGACACCAGTTTTGCTGATGCTAAGCTACAGGCAACATCTAGGTGTCCCGGACACAGTAGGGGGTCTAGTCCACTTTCCAGCCAGGTGGCCTCCGCCCCTGCCCCCAGAGCTGCTGGTTGAGGCATCTGGAATCTCTCCTCCAGTCCTACCAAGGCACGCAGAGAACAAGGGAAGGGAGCCTTACCAACcactcaattatttaaaaataaaggaacacCAATGACCCATTACAAGCCCATCCAAGCCCACAATGGTGGGTCCCACCCAGGCCTCAGAGGTGTTGGACTGTGACCCTGGACACACCTTGGAGTCCCAAACCAGTCTGGACACACCCAGTCTCCTGGATGGACTATAACCCTTTCTAGGCAAATGCCTTGAAAACACAAAGGGTGcccaggtggcagagccaggggcgAGTGGTCCTTCCAGGTGGGGCATGAGAGGCCTCTGGCTTCCTACCAGCACTCCAGCCCCAAACCTGGCCCAGAGAGAACACAGGCTAGAAGAAGAACTGACCAGTAGAGGCCAGAGGTGAGAGGACACAGGCCTCAGTGAGCTcttggccttcttggcccatggTCTTGGGAGTTTCTTGTCTGGGGTAGGTTGCGGGGAAAGGGGCACAAGCAGTCCTAGTCCCCTGGAAGCATGCTCACCCAGGAAGTCATTGGAAGAGAAGGCAGTGCCAGCGAAGGCAGTGGGGGCGCGTAGATATTGGTGAGGTTCAGTTCCTTGAACTTCTTCCCAATCAAGTTCAGCGCTTTGTCTACATGATGCTGAGAGCCTAAATGGGGGGTGGAAGCAGGACACAGTCAGAGTGGGTAAGACAAACACAGCAAAACCAAACTCACACACACTCCCCATTCCACCGGACGTTTCCTACAGTTAAGTACATCTTTAAGGTGTCAAAATGCCAAGCTTTGCCTTAGGAAGAAAGGCATCTCAAAGGGCTTGAAACCTGTTGACCTCTCAAAGGATGCTGTGGTGACCCGTGCTCTGAATGCAACAGGAGGCAAGCAGATGTGCAAGACTCGGTCCTCAGCGACCAGAGGGGACCCACACTTCTGCTCTGTGAGGGAGCCGTGTGGGGCAGGGGCCTCTGTAAACCCAGGACTCCGGCCCACCCGTCCGGGTGCCCACGCCTCCCCTGGCCAGATCTGGGAGAGGGACCCAAGTCTCCTCAAGCACCTGAATGGGAGAGGAGGGCTGAAGGGAAGACACCCAACGCTCCCCTCACCTGGGCTGAGCAGGGTTCTCTATTCAGAGACTTAGATCCAAAAGGGGAGCAACTGAGACTCAGATGCTCTATATTCCAGGGAAGAAAACCAAACACAGGGCAGCAGCGGCCCCTGACCTTCTATGTGGCAGATCTGGATGTTCTGGGTGTAAGGCAGGGTGGAGATGTAGATCTTGGCACCAGATGTTTGCTTCAGAAAACTCACATACCGTCCCTGCTTGCCGATTAGCCGACCGACTAGGTGcttccagagagaaagaaagagatgagagaGTTAAGGGGAAACCAATTCCCTACATTCCCAAGACCTGCCTCTGTTTTACACAAGGTCAAGGTCAAACACATCATTAACCATTAACATGTCAGCACtcatttgccaggcactgttgtaagcaCTCACATTTACTCAAGTACCTATGAAACAGACAcctttatcaccattttacagacgaggacacAAGCCCAGAGAagctaagcaacttgcccaagctcacacagctactAAGCAGTTGAactaggcagtctggctccaggacTCAGCAGTTCCCATGTCATCCCCGACAGCGTGACCCAAATCCAGAAAGCTGCAAAGGCAGCGTCTTCTCCCAAACCCACACTGTGAGATGCTTCACCAGCACAAGGTCGACTTactcctcctccacctcttccGGTCTACTCACGTCCCAAGATAAAGGGGCTCACTTTGAAAGTAAAGGTCCAAGAAAGAACCCCTGGGCTCCTGCTGCCAACTGACAGCAGGCTGGAGCCTCAGAGCACAAGTGCCAGCACACCAGAGCTCAAGGCGGGCAGAGGCAGCCAAACTTAGGCATGAGCTAAGACAAGCTCTGAAATCATCCCaaacgaccccaccccagcagaGCAACCAGGGCCATGGTCCCTCGGCACCCAGAGCAGCCTGGATGTGCTCTCTGCAACCACTGAAGGAGAAAAGGACAGGATCACTCGACCTTAGGGTCACTGGGGGAGGAGGCAACCGAGGCAGCCAGCACCCCAGGTCAGAGCAGCCTGGGGACCCAGAGTTCAAACCTAGCCAAGTCTCCACCGCAGCAGGGAGCTAAGTGCCCCAGGAGAATGCAACTATTTCAGAGCCCCAGAGATAAAAACCAAGATCAAGCTAGTAAGTAAGTTTGAACAGCAAGAAGCTAGAAACCACTTAAGCACCCTGGAACTGGGGACCGGTGAAGTAAACTGACATTCACACAATGAATAATGCagttaaaattacattttcaaagaataaCACAGGAAAattaaattgttaaatatttaaaagcattAATTAAAGCAACATAATCCCAGTTTTGTTTAAAAACCACAGGGTGCAagacaaggaagaaataaaagtcttCCCAGTCGCTCTCGGGGGTACAATTAGAgcggatttttattttcttcatacatTTCTATACTTCTCAAGTTCTCTAGAATACAGATTTACGCTGTGCTCAATTATAACTACACTCCGCGCTGGAGAGCTTGAGCAGAGCGAAGGGACTCCTGGCTGGCCCATGTCCTCAGTCTGGTCTTCGCTGGCACCTCCAAACAGATCTGAGCCCCAGCACACATAAGAAAAGCCCCAGGGGAGGCAGGTAGGCCTGTGAGTTAAAAGAGGACAAGCAGGACACCCCTGAAGGCAGCAGGAGGAATTCCATTCTgcaggaagctctctgaaccttgcAAAGTGTGGCGTTCCCTTTCCCCTCAGCCTCTGGCTCACTCGGGGGCTTCTTTTGGTTTGCTGTCCCTCGCTCGGACCCCTCCCCATAAACCTGATGACCCTGGCCCCGAGGGAACTGTGAGCTTGCAGGTCTTACCTTGGGCACCTCGATCTCCCAGATGATGAGGTCGACCTTGTTAGGACTGGAGCCTGCCTGGGCACTCGGGAAACCATCAGTCTTCCTCAGGCCACAGCAGCCATCCACCGAGTCCATGCTGTTCCCGTCCGAACCTGCAGGGGAGTAAGCagcatgcacagacacacagacgccGGCTCAGAGCAGTTAACAATGCACCACTTCCAAACTCACACTCCCGGGAGGCCCCCGCCCCACACCCCCTCCTCAAGCTTGGCAGGTGACTGTCAACTCGCAGTCTAGAAGACTCAGAACAACCCCAATGAAAGGAGGACTGGGGGTGTAGATACACCTAATTTTAGCCTGTCACTTACAGTCCCACTTGCTTAATTGGCAGCCGCGCCCAGCCACAGCTGCTGGAGCAGAGACAAGTGGTGAACTGGGAAGAAAGACGCTGGCCCAGGAAGGGGAGGCcatggggcgggggaggggacaGGCCAACAGGTCCACATGGTCCCAGGAGCTGGGTATTAGGTGCAGGCCTCCAAGAAGGCCAACCAGTCACAACTGGTCCACAACTTTCCAACTATGCCAGCCCCCTCAGATGAAGGGTCCCTAGTCCCCAAGGCCCCAGGCCTGCCCGGGCTCATGGGCAGTGGCCTTCGGCCAAGCAGAGCTAGACAGAGTCCTCCCTTGCTCTCATCCCGGATCAGGGCCCTGCCAGCAGTGGATGAAGGAAGGCCTCCCTTCCCTCTGCTCGGGCCTGACTTGTGCAACTCTGAATGCTCTTCTGGGCTCATGGCAGGTCTTAACCCCCTGGTCAGAAACTGAGCTGAAGCTCACTCCCAAGAGGACAGAGTGGGAAGCAGCACCCTGGCACCCACTTGGCTGCTCCACTCTCTCTCAGGAGTGCACCAGGGGGACCATCACAGCAAAAGGGGGGCCAGACCAGCTTAAGAAAAGTGGCTGTGGCTTAAATGTGGACGACTCAATCGCCAGAAATAGATCACTCCTGAGATTCTACTAATTAGGTTATTTTCCACATGGTTTCTCCACACCCGGGGTGTAATCCTTTGCCAGGCAGCCCATGTACTAtctggaggcagaggaggaaggctTACAAGAGATTCCACTCCCAGCTAAGGAAGAGTCACCTTCAAAGTGACCTCCTCCCTCCATACCAGGAGCTCAGAATGGGCTTCACGCAGGGAAACCTCCCCATCTGAGAGAAGCCTGCTTAGCCAGCCTGCTAGAAGGAGAAGCAGGCTGACGGGGGCTCCGCTCATATGCAGCCCCCAGCCTCTGCCGGACAGAACGGGGCTGGCCAATATCTGCCACCCAGACAACACCTAGAGGTGGCTCAGACCACACCAGGACTGTAGCAGGCTGCACTCAAAGGCCAGCTTCCACTCAGCTGGGTGGTCCCAGGACCACTCTAAGactcaactttctcagacacaagGCAAGGCTACCATGAGAATGCACGGAAGGCACGAGCCTGGAGCTTGGCGCCAGTGAGCGCTCGGGGAATGGAACTCCCAGGCTTCCACCTGCCGTCCCCACCCATCACCTCGGCTCAGTCACAGCCTTCACTTCCGCGAGGCTTGAACTCAGAAGCCTTCAACACATCTGAGTAGCTACTACTTTCAGTCTAGAGTTGGCATGCCGAGGCTCAGGGGCTCGTTAATTAAGCTGAGGGGCAACAGGCAAAAGGAAATCCCTTTATTCTTAAAAGGTTTTCACccactttagttttttttttttttaagaaaaaacattttaacatcCCTGAAGTTAGGGTGCACCATACCGTCTCTGGCCTTCTACACCATAATCAGCTGCGTTTTTCTTTTAGAGGTACGTAAAACAGTAGTATCTTAATCAATAGCATCTTAGAGATGACAAAATGTAGTGTGTGGTACACACCAGATGCTGCTGAAAGTAGCAAAATTCCCAAGAAAGATTCCCAGCCTTTCTGGAGCTGAAAAGGTAGGGAATGGCTCCAGGACAAGCAAGTCAGAGACCTACGCGGGGACGTGGCGGCCTCCTCcatgagataaatgaaaacaccCCGGGATAGCTGCAAAACCAGCGTCAGGAGCTGCTGACCTGTGAGCTAGCGGTCTGAACTGTCTACGCTGGGGTCAGCACTCGAAAAACCCAGGGGACACTTCGTTACCAAAGGGCCCCTCTTTCCCGGGAGGCGGAGCTGCAGCGGCACAGAAAGAAAGTGGCTGAGGCTTTCTGCGAACGAATGGGTGACGGCAACACGGCGGGGAGCGCGAGCCTCCCGCAAGTACTCAATTCAAAGCTGGGGCCATTCTCTGGGCACTTACCCGGAAAGAGCTTCtggagaaggaaagcaggtgaaGACATGGGAACAAGCACATGATTAAAAGGAAATCAACCATTAAAAAAGCTCACACCCATTCTTGGTACTCAAGGGAAGTAAAGCTAAGGATGCCTCTCCATTAATAAAAACCATTAAGAGGTTTAAAAGAGAATGAGAGGCACACACAGGTTCATCAGTGAACCCAACTTAGAGCTGGTTCCTTCAGAAGGGCTGGGGAGGGTCAATGGCTGCCCAGTCAAGTTAAAGCTCCCATGGCTTTGGGGTTCAGGGCAGCCTAACTTCCCAGTTACCCACCAGCTCTACGCTGTACCCCGACTTTCTGCAGGCCAGCTGGGACACAGAGTTGAAAAGACCATTACTGCAGAAGTAGCAAATGCAGAGGCAGACCAGCAGCCTTTCCCTACAGGATAAAGGGACAGCCCCCTGGTCCTCTAAGTAAGGAACACCCAAGACCCTCCTACCTCCCGAATGATCTGCTTCCGCATCCATGGTCCATCCATCCTCAGTCCCCAAGTCTGACAACTCTCCCTTCAGCACCCCATTGCTGAAGGGCACAGTACTTTCTGGCAGCGGCGGGgtgatggccttgtccctggggCTTGAGTTGGTCTCAGTACACGAGTCTTCGAGCCCTGAAGTGCTGACAGAATCTGAGCATTGCCCAGAGGAGGCCACTGAAGAGACACCCTGGCTGCAGTCAGACGTGCAGGTGACACAGCCAGCTTCTTCCACCAGGACGCTTGCCTCGTCTAGCGACTCTCCGAGGGTGGTGGCCGGTGGTGGGCAGGGGGCCAGGGAGATGTGGTGCGCGGAGTTCTTTGGCTTCCCGTCCTTGGTGGGGCTGGACAGAGGGCTAGTGAGGCAGCTCACGTACGTCTTTGGTGGTGGCAGGTCCTCTGCCGGCAGGCCTGGCGAGGGAAGGGCAGCATCTGACGGGCCCGCGGCTGCCTCCACTGTGGCCAGAGTGGGCTCTCCCACATCTTGCACCAGGGCAGATTTCTGGCTGACCGAGACACAGCTCTCCTCCGCCTGCCCTTGGAGCTGACCAGCTGAGGCCTGATACACTCGACCTGCAATCTTGCCCCTCGTGGCGGCCAGCACTTCTTCGGTTGCCTCCAAGATCACTTTGGAAATGATCTGGAATGCAGCCTGTTCAATCTTCTCATTTTTATCCAAGGTCTCTTCTTTGCCCAGTTCTCCTGTGAAGTCTCCGTCCCAGGCTCTGCTACCTCTGACCTGGGGTGCCGGCATCTCATCATCCTTCGCCAGCTCTGCATGAGCCGACTCGAAGCTACTCAACAACTTCCCTACTGCACCCTCTTCCACCCGAAGCGGGctgctctttccttcctctccccctcctcccaaggGAGCTAGGCCGGGAGCCTTGCCATTCTGCAATTCAGAGCCATGCTCCTGGGACAACATACCTTCTTCCAGCACATTTTCTCCCAACACTGCATCACCAGTGCCTTCCGCCCCACCTGTCTCTCTTGCCTTCTCCCCAGGGCCGTGCTTCTCGGTGGGGACTACAGACTGGCCTTGCTGGCCCCGCCCTGCCGTCCTGAACACAGACTCTCGCTTACACGCCTCAACTGCTTCATGGGGGAACGGAACACCCTTCGGGGATGGAAAGGGACACTCTGGAGGAATAGACTTGGCTTCATCGCCCGTCAGGGCTAGTTCCACCCTTGCACTGTCGTCTTTGTGCGTTCCTGGTCGAAATCTCAAGTCCGTGGCGTTAGGAAGGCTGCTTGAGGACTCTGATCTACGATAGGCTGGATGGGCCCACAGCAAGGCTGGGGGCTCTGTGGAAGGATTGCTTGCGGTGGACAGCTCCTTCTCTGGTGGCTGTGAGACACTGGGGGGTGTGGACACTACACCAGGACAGGCGTCTTCCACAGGGAGTGGTTCACTGATGGCAGGGTCGGCCCTCAGCTGCACAGCGCTGGCTTCTACCTGTTTTTCATGGCTGTTTACGTGCTCTTTTTTACGAGAGAAAAACCACCACCAGCCGAGGAGTGCCAGCATTCCAGGCAATGCCAAGGGGAAAAGCGAACGGAACTGGATGGCCATCCTGGAGGCTTGAAGTAATTATAcctgggagaggaggaaagggagagagggatgctGTGAGAGCCAGGTAAGAGGATCCTGATGCGACTGCACAGGAAAGACAACCAACAGGTTACGACAGAGCTGTTTGCTCTCCCTTTCCCTGCCCCCAACAAGAGCATCCCTCCCTCTGTCGGCACCCAAGACTCCGGGTGATCCACTGGAGGTGGGTGGGCAGGAAGAGATACACCCCCCTTCTACTCCTTCATCCACACACACTCCCTTGAAACAAGCTGAGCCTTCTCTTGAACCCAACTCTCTTTCTTCATCACTTCTCGATGCCAAATTCTCCCTATGTTCCCTCAAAGGGCTGGTTATGTCTAGTGTTTTA is a genomic window containing:
- the AKAP1 gene encoding A-kinase anchor protein 1, mitochondrial, producing MAIQFRSLFPLALPGMLALLGWWWFFSRKKEHVNSHEKQVEASAVQLRADPAISEPLPVEDACPGVVSTPPSVSQPPEKELSTASNPSTEPPALLWAHPAYRRSESSSSLPNATDLRFRPGTHKDDSARVELALTGDEAKSIPPECPFPSPKGVPFPHEAVEACKRESVFRTAGRGQQGQSVVPTEKHGPGEKARETGGAEGTGDAVLGENVLEEGMLSQEHGSELQNGKAPGLAPLGGGGEEGKSSPLRVEEGAVGKLLSSFESAHAELAKDDEMPAPQVRGSRAWDGDFTGELGKEETLDKNEKIEQAAFQIISKVILEATEEVLAATRGKIAGRVYQASAGQLQGQAEESCVSVSQKSALVQDVGEPTLATVEAAAGPSDAALPSPGLPAEDLPPPKTYVSCLTSPLSSPTKDGKPKNSAHHISLAPCPPPATTLGESLDEASVLVEEAGCVTCTSDCSQGVSSVASSGQCSDSVSTSGLEDSCTETNSSPRDKAITPPLPESTVPFSNGVLKGELSDLGTEDGWTMDAEADHSGGSDGNSMDSVDGCCGLRKTDGFPSAQAGSSPNKVDLIIWEIEVPKHLVGRLIGKQGRYVSFLKQTSGAKIYISTLPYTQNIQICHIEGSQHHVDKALNLIGKKFKELNLTNIYAPPLPSLALPSLPMTSWLMLPDGITVEVIVVNQVNAGHLFVQQHTHPTFHALRSLDQQMYLCYSQPGIPTLPTPVEITVICAAPGVDGAWWRAQVVASYEETNEVEIRYVDYGGYKRVKVDVLRQIRSDFVTLPFQGAEVLLDSVMPLSDDDRFSPEADAAMSEMTGNTALLAQVTSYSPTGLPLIQLWSVVGDEVVLINRSLVERGLAQWVDSYYASL